The following are encoded together in the Coffea arabica cultivar ET-39 chromosome 1c, Coffea Arabica ET-39 HiFi, whole genome shotgun sequence genome:
- the LOC113698172 gene encoding E3 ubiquitin-protein ligase BIG BROTHER-like yields the protein MSWPSPMEFHYANSAPGMPYNSIGSFVDFFGGLTYDHVNFIFAEAHPYAQDSVYPSMNTSFHKFAHSEPGSFYCEYGHGYVMNDHTQTSEIGEYSRNLEDPSSMIQEQTGADHMQREENSISPSHANPVECPRSHQNTHDYEVVWQDNIDPDNMTYEELLELGEAVGTQNRGLSQELISLLPVSKFKCGLFSRKKSRHERCVICQMEYKRGDRQMTLPCKHLYHVGCGSRWLSINKACPICYKEVSLNGSKK from the exons ATGAGCTGGCCCTCGCCGATGGAGTTTCATTATGCAAACTCTGCCCCTGGCATGCCTTATAATTCAATTGGAAGCTTTGTGGATTTCTTTGGAGGCCTTACTTATGACCAtgtcaattttatttttgcagAGGCTCATCCTTATGCACAG GATAGTGTATACCCTTCGATGAACACCAGTTTCCACAAATTTGCACATTCTGAACCTGGGAGTTTTTACTGTGAGTATGGCCATGGTTATGTGATGAATGATCATACTCAAACGTCTGAAATCGGTGAATACAGTAGGAATTTAGAGGATCCTTCAAGCATGATCCAAGAACAAACTGGAGCTGATCACATGCAGCGAGAGGAGAATTCAATCTCCCCTTCACATGCTAATCCTGTGGAGT GTCCTCGAAGTCATCAGAATACTCATGATTATGAG GTCGTTTGGCAAGACAACATTGATCCTGATAACATGACCTATGAG GAGTTACTTGAATTGGGTGAAGCTGTTGGCACTCAAAATAGAGGTCTTTCGCAGGAACTTATTTCCTTGCTTCCGGTCTCCAAGTTCAAGTGTGGCTTATTTTCACGAAAGAAATCAAGACATGAGAG GTGTGTTATCTGCCAGATGGAATACAAGCGAGGTGATCGGCAAATGACTCTTCCATGCAAGCACTTGTATCATGTAGGTTGTGGCAGCAGATGGCTTAGCATCAACAAA GCTTGTCCAATTTGTTACAAAGAGGTTTCGCTTAATGGATCGAAGAAATAA